The proteins below come from a single Papaver somniferum cultivar HN1 chromosome 11, ASM357369v1, whole genome shotgun sequence genomic window:
- the LOC113323564 gene encoding uncharacterized protein LOC113323564: MVREKDVCWEYCEKLEGNKVRCKFCLKVLNGGISRLKHHLSRLPSKGVHPCSKVRDDVTDRVKIIIASKEQGKESPSRKKQRIAHENNNKSSSNANAAQLSMVAAAKPNVLAGIETAAASLLPVSSKVFGSGVIVPQVLGSAGGTVYDRENAERSIALFFYENKLDFSVARSSSYQVMMNAVAKCGGGGGGYGFRGPSCDDLKTNWLERVKGEVMGQSREIMKEWGTTGCTIIADTWTDNKTRAIINFLVSSPAGMFFHRTVDASTYFKNTKYLGDLFDSVIQDFGVENVVQVVMDNHLNYVGVRSHIMQSYSSIFCTPCAADCLNSILEDFSQIDWVNECILQAQSISKYIYNHSWVLNLMKRFTGGQELVRTSITKSTSDFISLQSMLKQRSRLKHMFSSPEYSTDPSYANKPQSISCFSILEDNDFWRTVEECVAVSEPILKVIREIAGGKPAVGFIYESMTRAKESIRTYYIMDENKCKTFLDILDRRWQNQLHSPLHAAAAFLNPSIQYNPDVKFLGRIKEEFLKVLEKLLPTPELRHDITSQIFVFKKSQGLFGCNLAREARNTVAPGLWWEQYGDSAPGLQRVAVRILSQVCSASTFERNWSTFQQIHSEKRNKLDKETLADLIYINYNLKLASRMKINPTDIDPILVDDIDMTSDWVEETEITPSPSQWLDRFGVLEGNDLNPRYQDIFNLA, translated from the exons ATGGTACGAGAGAAAGATGTATGCTGGGAGTACTGTGAGAAACTAGAAGGAAACAAGGTACGATGTAAATTCTGTCTGAAAGTCTTAAACGGTGGGATTAGTAGATTAAAACATCATTTATCAAGATTACCTAGTAAAGGAGTTCATCCATGTAGTAAAGTCCGAGACGATGTTACCGATCGTGTTAAAATCATTATAGCTTCTAAAGAACAAGGTAAAGAATCACCTAGTCGCAAAAAACAACGAATTGCACACGAAAACAATAATAAGTCTAGTTCTAATGCCAATGCTGCCCAATTGAGTATGGTTGCAGCGGCAAAACCGAATGTATTGGCGGGTATTGAGACAGCGGCGGCTAGTTTGCTGCCCGTGTCGTCCAAGGTGTTTGGTTCTGGGGTGATAGTGCCGCAGGTTTTGGGTTCAGCTGGGGGGACTGTGTATGATAGGGAGAATGCCGAACGGAGTATTGCGTTGTTTTTCTATGAGAATAAGTTGGATTTTAGTGTTGCAAGGTCGAGTTCGTATCAGGTAATGATGAATGCTGTTGCGaaatgtggtggtggtggtggtggatatggGTTTAGAGGGCCGTCATGTGATGATTTGAAAACGAATTGGTTGGAGAGGGTGAAAGGTGAAGTTATGGGGCAGTCGAGAGAGATTATGAAAGAATGGGGGACGACTGGGTGTACGATTATAGCGGACACGTGGACTGATAATAAAACGAGGGCGATTATTAATTTTTTGGTTTCTTCGCCTGCAGGGATGTTTTTTCATAGGACTGTTGATGCTTCGACGTATTTTAAGAACACGAAATATCTTGGGGATTTGTTTGATTCGGTTATTCAAGATTTCGGGGTGGAGAATGTGGTGCAGGTAGTTATGGATAATCATTTGAATTATGTTGGTGTTCGGAGTCATATAATGCAGAGCTATAGCTCTATTTTTTGTACTCCTTGTGCTGCGGATTGTTTGAATTCTATCTTGGAAGATTTTTCTCAAATCGATTGGGTGAACGAATGTATCTTACAAGCACAATCAATTTCGAAGTACATATACAATCATTCCTGGGTGCTGAATCTGATGAAAAGGTTTACAGGGGGGCAAGAGCTAGTTCGTACAAGTATTACTAAGTCCACATCCGATTTTATTTCTCTGCAGTCTATGTTGAAGCAAAGATCAAGGTTGAAACATATGTTCAGTAGTCCAGAGTATTCGACAGATCCTTCTTATGCAAATAAACCACAGAGTATATCGTGTTTCTCCATTCTAGAGGATAACGATTTTTGGAGGACGGTTGAAGAGTGTGTCGCAGTTTCTGAGCCTATTCTTAAAGTAATAAGGGAGATTGCTGGAGGGAAACCTGCTGTTGGGTTTATATACGAATCAATGACCAGAGCAAAGGAATCTATAAGAACGTACTACATTATGGACGAGAATAAATGCAAGACATTCTTAGACATACTTGATAGGAGGTGGCAGAACCAACTCCATTCACCTCTACATGCGGCTGCAGCATTCTTAAATCCAAGTATCCAATACAATCCAGATGTTAAATTTCTTGGACGTATAAAGGAAGAGTTTTTAAAGGTTTTAGAGAAACTTCTTCCGACACCAGAACTGAGACATGATATCACATCACAAATTTTCGTATTCAAAAAATCTCAAGGGTTGTTTGGATGTAATCTTGCTCGAGAGGCACGCAACACTGTCGCACCTG GTTTGTGGTGGGAACAATACGGTGATTCAGCACCAGGGCTACAAAGAGTTGCAGTTAGGATATTGAGTCAAGTTTGCAGTGCTTCGACATTTGAGAGGAATTGGAGCACTTTTCAGCAGATACATTCGGAGAAAAGAAATAAGctagataaagaaactttagcagACCTTATCTACATAAATTACAATCTCAAATTAGCAAGTCGGATGAAAATTAACCCAACAGATATCGATCCTATtttagttgatgatatagataTGACTTCAGATTGGGTGGAGGAGACTGAAATTACCCCTAGCCCAAGTCAATGGCTCGACCGTTTTGGTGTTCTGGAGGGCAATGACTTGAATCCAAGGTATCAAGACATATTCAACTTAGCATAA
- the LOC113325222 gene encoding probable metal-nicotianamine transporter YSL7, producing MEDKLEKMEHGKKEGEKELTTEEIFEGKEVLSWTSVCKKFGWSYHPFTRQENTVIETCVVAISGIAFSSGYASYMLGMTKNIADQGPSIANTTNNVVTLDFKLMFGFLFVISFLGLFSILPLRKIMIIDYKLTYPSGTATALLINSVHTPKGEKLAKEQVRTLFKWFGGSFVWALFQWFFTGGNKCGFASFPILGRKAFGHNFYFDFSTTYVGVGMITPHMINLSLLLGSIVSWGLMWPLIEQQKGKWYSADLPDSSLSGMQGYRVFTAIAMILGDGLFQFVVLLSKTLYSIWKKTLEKEHNSTNTTTIPAMSYDDQRRTEYFLKDQILLWFAALVYVLLAVAAIIVVPILFPSLKYYHIMVIYIIAPVLTFCNSYGTGLSYWSLASTYGKLSIFIFGAWVGSSNGGIIAGLAACGVMMNIVSTAADLMQDFKTGYLTLASPRSMFASQLIGTIIDVILSPLVFWFFFYNSSLGQSDSSSPAPFGVVYRGIALIAIEGVSGLPKNCLALCIGCFLFAVLLKVIKEVMMHFNIKAHKYVPSAMAMAIPFYLGGYFAIDMCVGSLYRLWKEWKNKDEADAFVPAVASGMICGDSLWGMPASILSSFNVKPPLCMKFFTDGKVVEFLKASK from the coding sequence ATGGAAGATAAACTGGAAAAGATGGAACATGGaaagaaagaaggggaaaaagaACTTACTACAGAAGAGATATTTGAAGGGAAAGAAGTACTATCATGGACATCTGTGTGCAAGAAATTCGGTTGGTCATACCACCCTTTTACTCGACAAGAAAATACAGTTATTGAGACTTGTGTTGTTGCTATCTCTGGAATAGCTTTTAGCAGTGGATATGCAAGTTATATGCTTGGCATGACGAAGAATATTGCAGATCAAGGACCATCCATAGCTAACACAACAAATAATGTTGTGACTCTCGACTTCAAGTTGATGTTtggttttctttttgttatcagtTTTCTAGGCCTCTTCTCTATTCTTCCTTTGAGAAAGATTATGATAATTGATTACAAGCTGACTTACCCGAGCGGAACGGCTACAGCTCTGCTTATAAACAGCGTCCATACACCCAAAGGAGAAAAGCTAGCAAAGGAACAGGTCAGAACGCTTTTCAAGTGGTTCGGTGGAAGTTTTGTCTGGGCATTGTTTCAGTGGTTCTTTACAGGTGGAAACAAGTGTGGATTTGCATCTTTcccgattttgggtcgtaaagcATTTGGCCACAATTTTTACTTTGATTTCTCAACTACCTATGTTGGGGTAGGAATGATCACCCCTCACATGATAAACTTATCTTTGTTGCTTGGATCCATTGTCTCGTGGGGATTAATGTGGCCACTTATTGAACAACAGAAAGGTAAGTGGTATAGTGCAGATCTTCCGGATAGTAGTCTAAGTGGTATGCAAGGGTATAGGGTCTTTACAGCAATAGCAATGATCCTAGGTGATGGTTTATTCCAATTTGTTGTTCTGTTAAGCAAAACCTTATACAGCATATGGAAGAAAACTTTAGAGAAAGAGCATAATTCAACGAATACTACTACTATACCTGCAATGAGCTATGATGATCAACGTCGAACTGAATACTTTTTGAAGGATCAGATCCTACTTTGGTTCGCTGCACTCGTCTATGTTTTGCTCGCAGTCGCCGCTATCATTGTTGTTCCCATACTATTCCCTTCGTTAAAATACTACCACATTATGGTAATATACATCATTGCACCTGTCTTGACCTTTTGCAACTCTTATGGAACCGGTTTGTCATATTGGTCTTTAGCTTCTACCTATGGTAAACTTTCCATTTTCATATTTGGTGCCTGGGTTGGTTCAAGTAACGGAGGAATCATCGCTGGTTTAGCTGCATGCGGTGTTATGATGAATATAGTATCGACAGCTGCAGATTTGATGCAAGATTTCAAGACGGGTTACCTAACCCTTGCTTCTCCAAGATCTATGTTTGCTAGCCAACTAATCGGAACCATAATTGACGTCATTCTTTCTCCCTTGGTCTTCTGGTTCTTCTTTTACAATTCCAGTCTTGGGCAATCTGACAGTTCATCTCCGGCTCCTTTCGGAGTTGTATATCGTGGTATCGCTCTTATTGCTATTGAAGGAGTATCAGGCCTACCCAAGAATTGCTTGGCTCTATGCATTGGATGTTTCCTCTTTGCTGTGTTATTGAAGGTAATCAAAGAAGTTATGATGCATTTCAACATCAAGGCTCACAAGTATGTTCCAAGTGCCATGGCTATGGCCATCCCATTCTACTTGGGTGGGTATTTTGCGATCGATATGTGTGTTGGAAGTCTATATAGGTTGTGGAAGGAGTGGAAAAACAAAGATGAAGCTGATGCTTTTGTACCTGCGGTGGCGTCAGGGATGATTTGCGGTGACTCTCTGTGGGGAATGCCGGCTTCTATACTTTCATCATTCAATGTGAAGCCTCCTTTGTGCATGAAGTTTTTTACCGACGGCAAGGTTGTTGAATTCTTGAAAGCCTCTAAGTAG